One Trichoderma atroviride chromosome 7, complete sequence DNA segment encodes these proteins:
- a CDS encoding uncharacterized protein (MEROPS:MER0005329~SECRETED:SignalP(1-24)), with the protein MGYSLRAFLALAAVVAVTDSSVNGLPSTNYVLHETRNPTGTGEFNSHRQWKRGSRLDPNAIVPLRIGLVQSNIDLGYEKLMQVSDPSSESFGSHLSEAEVHDLFAPADETFDAVHSWLVEAGVNASDIRQYANKGWLAIDLPVSYVEDLFLTQYHEHEREGVVKIGCDEYHVPKHLAQHIDYIVPGVKLSPPMLKRSIEKRADTSVNNYRKGWKPKQMPPALLDLEKALAPSSKLPKDLQDCARNFTAICYRALYQIPEVNVPVPGNEPAVFESGDTFSQQDIDSYFQKYASYIPKGTHPKVLSVDGGNAPVAANSPFNTGESDIDIDILQTLIWPQSMVLYQVDDRLYTTANNMSGFLNTFLDALDGSYCHYSAYGISGDSPGVDPSYPDKRPGGYAGQKLCGAYKPNKVISISYGEGEIDVPKNYFLRQCNEWLKLGLQGTTVLVSSGDYGAAMPPHEDSDSGCLSGSGQNQTIYNPGNPVSCPYLTAVGATQLEPGTTVLDAEGAMQTNLGPGAEFFASGGGFSNYFPIPSYQKTAVSSYFAKHDPGHPYYVANSDASNIGENGGIYNRAGRGIPDISANGANFRAFNNQSDGHWFGTSLAAPLWASVITLINQERALIGKKSVGFINPVLYSHASALTDIKQGSNPNCGTSGFTAVEGWDPVTGLGTPKYPDLLKIWLELP; encoded by the coding sequence ATGGGCTATTCTCTGAGAGCCTTTCTGGCCCTGGCAGCGGTGGTTGCCGTGACAGATTCGTCTGTCAACGGACTGCCTTCCACCAACTATGTTTTGCACGAGACCAGGAATCCCACTGGGACAGGCGAGTTCAACAGTCATCGTCAATGGAAGCGTGGCAGCCGCCTCGATCCCAACGCTATTGTCCCGCTTCGGATTGGTCTAGTTCAAAGCAATATCGATCTTGGCTACGAGAAGCTGATGCAAGTTTCCGATCCGTCCTCGGAAagctttggcagccatcTCAGCGAGGCCGAAGTTCACGACTTGTTCGCCCCGGCAGATGAGACTTTCGATGCCGTTCATTCGTGGTTGGTCGAAGCCGGAGTCAACGCGTCGGATATTCGCCAATACGCCAACAAAGGGTGGCTCGCTATCGACCTGCCTGTATCCTACGTCGAAGATTTGTTCTTGACGCAGTATCATGAGCATGAGAGAGAAGGCGTGGTCAAGATTGGCTGTGACGAGTATCACGTTCCCAAACACCTCGCCCAGCACATTGACTATATCGTACCCGGCGTCAAGCTGTCACCACCCATGCTCAAACGATCCATTGAGAAACGAGCCGACACCAGCGTCAACAACTACAGAAAGGGCTGGAAGCCGAAGCAGATGCCGCCTGCGCTCTTGGATCTGGAAAAAGCACTTGCGCCTAGCTCCAAGCTGCCCAAGGATCTGCAAGATTGCGCCCGCAACTTCACCGCTATTTGTTACCGTGCGCTGTACCAGATCCCCGAGGTCAATGTTCCTGTGCCTGGAAATGAGCCTGCGGTCTTTGAGTCTGGTGATACATTTTCCCAGCAAGACATTGATTCATATTTCCAGAAATATGCCTCTTATATTCCCAAGGGCACGCATCCCAAAGTCTTGTCAGTCGACGGTGGCAACGCTCCGGTGGCCGCAAACTCCCCGTTCAACACTGGTGAATCAGACATCGATATTGATATCCTTCAGACGTTGATCTGGCCCCAGTCAATGGTTCTTTACCAGGTAGATGATCGACTGTACACCACCGCAAACAACATGTCTGGCTTTTTGAACACCTTTTTGGATGCTTTGGATGGATCTTACTGCCACTATTCAGCGTACGGCATCTCAGGAGACAGCCCCGGAGTTGATCCTTCATACCCAGACAAGAGACCTGGCGGTTACGCTGGCCAAAAGCTGTGTGGTGCTTACAAGCCAAACAAGGTCATTTCTATCTCATATGGCGAGGGAGAGATTGATGTGCCCAAGAACTACTTCCTTCGACAATGCAATGAGTGGCTCAAGCTGGGGTTGCAAGGAACCACCGTTCTAGTGTCGTCTGGCGATTACGGTGCTGCGATGCCGCCGCATGAGGATTCAGACAGCGGCTGCTTGTCCGGGTCAGGCCAGAACCAGACAATCTATAATCCCGGTAATCCTGTCTCGTGCCCGTATCTCACCGCTGTTGGCGCCACTCAGCTTGAGCCTGGAACAACAGTGTTGGATGCAGAGGGCGCTATGCAGACCAATCTTGGCCCAGGAGCCGAGTTCTTTGCTTCTGGGGGTGGATTCTCCAACTACTTCCCTATTCCAAGCTACCAGAAGACTGCAGTGAGCAGCTATTTCGCCAAACACGATCCAGGCCATCCTTACTACGTTGCGAATAGCGATGCTAGCAACATTGGCGAGAATGGAGGAATTTACAACCGTGCTGGCAGAGGTATTCCTGATATTTCAGCCAACGGAGCCAATTTCCGAGCATTTAATAACCAGAGTGACGGCCATTGGTTCGGTACAAGCTTGGCTGCACCTCTTTGGGCCTCTGTCATTACCTTGATAAACCAGGAGCGTGCGCTGATTGGTAAAAAATCCGTTGGATTCATTAACCCGGTTTTGTATTCACATGCCAGTGCTCTCACCGATATTAAGCAGGGATCAAACCCCAACTGTGGTACAAGCGGCTTTACTGCCGTGGAGGGTTGGGATCCAGTAACTGGACTGGGCACTCCCAAGTACCCAGATTTGCTGAAGATTTGGCTGGAGCTCCCATGA
- a CDS encoding uncharacterized protein (TransMembrane:11 (i126-147o153-180i201-225o231-250i262-282o302-324i345-366o403-425i446-463o475-497i517-539o)), whose product MAFNGPERPKSIKNGITYTRDFEVVEMSDLAEPKGDQFTVTTSYSITTASRPRAPHKKSMGHRFVDSFRRAPGGLPMTGNHGYQINDDLPEIAQAGNRFYDLRAANVRTANSALARDLKGRHLQMIAFGGSIGTGLFVASGLALYQGGPASMLLAYLVTGAIQFCTMQSLGELVATFPVAGSFSAFSSRFLDPSWGFAMGWNYALQWLFVLPIEIISGALTIQFWNSSINPAIFVTIFLITIVAINMFGIKGYGEAEFIFSTVKVTAIVGFILLGIVINIGGPPTSGYIGGQYWTNPGATNNGFKGFCSVLVTSSFSFIGTELVGLAAAETANPKKSLPSAIKQVFWRIAIFYIVSLLLVSLLVPYNDPRLVGSENSVGVTASPFVVAVESAGSTILPSVMNAVIMIAVLSVGNSAIFGSSRTLAALAEQSHAPAIFSYVDRKGRPLTAIVFASILGLLAYLVNVKVHSEIFDWLMAVCALSSLFTWGSICLCHIRFRRAWAASGHSLNQLPFLSQAGVIGSFLGVAGNILVLASQFWMAVSPVRGGSECRRA is encoded by the exons GAGAGGCCAAAATCCATCAAGAATGGAATCACTTATACCCGGGATTTCGAGGTTGTGGAAATGAGCGATCTGGCGGAACCAAAGGGGGATCAGTTCACGGTAACGACTTCATATTCCATAACGACCGCATCACGTCCTAGGGCTCCTCATAAGAAGTCGATGGGCCATCGTTTTGTAGATAGCTTCCGCCGTGCCCCCGGAGGACTCCCAATGACTGGCAACCACGGCTATCAAATCAACGACGATCTTCCAGAAATAGCCCAAGCGGGTAACCGCTTCTATGATCTCCGCGCTGCCAACGTCCGAACGGCAAATTCCGCACTTGCACGCGATCTCAAGGGTCGTCATCTGCAGATGATTGCTTTTGGCGGTTCTATCG GCACCGGTTTATTTGTGGCATCGGGCCTGGCATTGTACCAAGGTGGACCAGCCtcgatgctgctggcctACCTCGTGACAGGTGCTATTCAGTTCTGTACTATGCAGAGCTTGGGCGAACTGGTGGCCACATTTCCCGTTGCTGGCTCGTTTTCTGCATTTTCAAGCCGATTTCTAGATCCGTCGTGGGGCTTTGCTATGGGCTGGAA TTATGCACTGCAATGGCTCTTTGTCCTGCCGATTGAGATTATATCTGGAGCATTGACGATTCAATTTTGGAACTCGTCTATAAACCCAGCAATATTTGTTACTATTTTCCTCATTACAATTGTTGCCATAAACATGTTTGGCATCAAAGGCTATGGCGAAGCAGAATTCATTTTCTCTACAGTCAAGGTAACAGCGATTGTCGGCTTCAT ACTACTTGGTATTGTCATCAATATCGGAGGACCGCCTACGAGCGGATACATTGGCGGACAATACTGGACCAACCCTGGCGCAACAAATAACGGGTTTAAAGGGTTTTGCAGCGTCTTAGTCACGTCTTCATTCTCCTTTATTGGTACCGAATTGGTCGgccttgccgccgctgaaACTGCCAATCCGAAGAAATCCCTTCCAAGCGCCATCAAGCAAGTCTTTTGGAGAATCGCCATCTTTTACATCGTATCGCTCCTCCTGGTTAGTCTTTTGGTCCCCTACAACGACCCACGTCTCGTTGGAAGCGAAAACTCCGTTGGTGTCACTGCTAGTCCCTTTGTCGTTGCCGTTGAGAGCGCCGGTTCAACAATTCTGCCGAGCGTTATGAATGCGGTGATTATGATTGCGGTGCTGAGCGTGGGAAACTCTGCCATTTTTGGATCCTCGCGGACACTGGCCGCCTTGGCCGAACAGTCACACGCACCTGCGATATTCTCCTATGTGGACCGCAAAGGACGGCCGTTGACGGCAATCGTTTTCGCCTCGATTCTCGGACTTTTAGCATACCTGGTCAATGTCAAGGTCCATTCAGAGATTTTCGACTGGCTCATGGCTGTTTGCGCGCTGTCGAGTTTGTTTACTTGGGGCAGCATTTGCCTCTGTCATATTCGCTTCCGGCGGGCCTGGGCAGCGTCAGGACATTCGCTGAATCAGCTACCGTTTCTGTCGCAGGCTGGCGTCATTGGCTCTTTTCTTGGAGTAGCTGGAAACATATTGGTATTGGCTTCGCAATTCTGGATGGCCGTATCTCCAGTGCGGGGGGGATCCGAATGCCGACGGGCCTAA
- a CDS encoding uncharacterized protein (EggNog:ENOG41) translates to MHLCLQFSSFHQNTNCPITTCSMAASTASARDQAISYLSDPRFSQELTLPATADNPALTVSYADVGFSPESPADSRSTPTMLFIPGMFGSRYIGAILDPIARKLGVRVLVADRPGMGHSTEVPFSLRLSTWVRTVPLLLEHLGIKHVALVSHSAGTIYLLNTLHHHREILHPDQPFVALLAPWVDPAHSKVTSMQMMQYIPAQAFSVWHHIAPLLATSGVVINKASSVISSSTGSGKDTPQERNRQRLAVEYDVSRDFQIELGSLLGKRIMKENTVGANSEALLCARKGKGWSWGECDDYATFVETLATAERQKHQMDSGTESHGKLKIRAYFAENDVMVGVGGQKYMDDCWGREEGSFSDVLDFDSATIADTDHDSLVLSVDILEKVFADAGGSLAR, encoded by the exons ATGCATTTGTGTCTGCAATTCTCGTCTTTTCATCAAAACACCAATTGTCCCATCACCACATGCAGCATGGCCGCTTCCACAGCTTCGGCGCGCGATCAGGCGATCAGCTATCTCTCCGATCCCCGCTTCAGCCAGGAACTCACTCTGCCAGCAACTGCAGATAACCCTGCCCTCACTGTCAGCTATGCTGACGTTGGCTTCAGCCCCGAAAGCCCGGCTGATAGTCGCAGTACGCCTACAATGCTGTTTATACCAGGCATGTTTGGCTCCAGATACATAGGCGCCATCTTGGACCCTATTGCGCGTAAACTCGGCGTTCGTGTCCTAGTAGCTGACCG GCCGGGGATGGGTCATTCGACAGAGGtccccttctctcttcgtctttcAACCTGGGTCCGGACTGTGCCTCTCCTGCTGGAACATCTTGGCATTAAACATGTCGCCTTGGTTTCCCATTCCGCTGGGACGATATATCTACTAAACACACTGCACCATCATCGTGAGATACTACACCCGGACCAGCCATTTGTTGCGCTCCTCG CACCATGGGTTGACCCTGCGCATTCCAAGGTTACATCAATGCAGATGATGCAATACATCCCGGCGCAGGCCTTTTCGGTGTGGCATCACATTGCGCCTTTACTAGCCACAAGCGGAGTCGTGATAAATAAAGCGTCTAGTGtaatctcttcttcaacggGCAGTGGCAAAGATACACCTCAGGAAAGGAATAGACAAAGGCTAGCTGTCGAATACGACGTGTCCAGAGACTTTCAGATTGAATTGGGGTCGCTTCTTGGTAAGAGAATAATGAAAGAAAATACCGTCGGAGCGAATAGCGAAGCACTCCTGTGTGctagaaaaggcaaaggatggTCATGGGGAGAGTGTGATGATTACGCTACTTTCGTAGAAACACTCGCCACTGCTGAGAGGCAAAAACACCAGATGGACTCTGGCACAGAGAGCCATGGGAAGTTGAAAATTAGGGCATATTTTGCCGAAAATGATGTCATGGTTGGAGTTGGCGGGCAAAAGTATATGGATGACTGTTGGGGGCGTGAAGAGGGCAGTTTTAGCGATGTTCTTGATTTCGATTCAGCCACTATCGCTGATACAGATCACGACAGCCTTGTGCTGTCTGTAGATATTTTGGAGAAGGTGTTTGCTGACGCGGGCGGCAGTCTAGCACGCTAA